Proteins from a genomic interval of Cucumis melo cultivar AY chromosome 7, USDA_Cmelo_AY_1.0, whole genome shotgun sequence:
- the LOC103495722 gene encoding zinc finger protein CONSTANS-LIKE 2 — translation MLKTEDEYREGGGNGWGAGICEACERCPAEFICKADAASLCAACDAEIHSANPLARRHQRVPISSGGAMFRSVEEEDEEEAASWLLMNPGKNNNDNKNNNSNNNGMFLLGGEDEDEEEDDDYLKFVEFNGNNEEDDEFERLKNNNYGGGGDSVVPIDQFEGNKDHHHHLHHHHEQQQQNHEILLEQSYGGLVDASEFFHTSSKPSYSYNGFLTHAISVSSMEVGVVPESTTTTMSDISISNVRPPKGTIDLFSGTTAAEVAVGIQMPAAQLSPMDREARVLRYREKKKTRKFEKTIRYASRKAYAETRPRIKGRFAKRTDVEVQLDRKYSNPLLPDAAYGIVPSF, via the exons ATGTTGAAGACAGAAGACGAGTACCGTGAGGGCGGCGGCAATGGGTGGGGCGCCGGAATTTGCGAGGCATGTGAGAGATGTCCAGCAGAATTCATCTGCAAAGCAGACGCCGCATCACTATGTGCGGCGTGCGATGCAGAGATCCACTCGGCGAACCCCTTGGCTCGACGGCACCAACGCGTGCCGATCAGCAGCGGTGGAGCCATGTTTCGTAGCGTAGAGGAGGAAGATGAGGAAGAGGCGGCTTCTTGGTTGCTGATGAATCCAGGGAAGAACAACAACGACAACAAAAACAATAACAGCAATAACAATGGAATGTTTTTGTTGGGTGGGGAAGATGAGGACGAGGAAGAGGATGATGATTATTTGAAATTTGTGGAGTTCAATGGGaataatgaagaagatgatgaatttgAAAGATTGAAAAACAACAATTATGGTGGAGGAGGAGATAGTGTTGTGCCTATTGATCAATTTGAAGGAAATAAGGATCACCATCATCATCTCCATCATCATCatgaacaacaacaacaaaatcaTGAGATATTGTTGGAGCAAAGCTATGGAGGGCTTGTTGATGCTTCTGAATTCTTTCACACTTCTTCAAAACCTTCGTACTCCTACAATGGCTTTCTCACCCATGCT ATATCGGTCTCCTCAATGGAGGTGGGAGTGGTACCGgaatcaacaacaacaacaatgaGCGACATATCAATCTCCAACGTGAGGCCACCAAAAGGGACAATCGATCTCTTCTCCGGCACGACAGCGGCTGAGGTGGCGGTGGGAATTCAAATGCCGGCGGCCCAACTGAGTCCAATGGATAGAGAAGCCCGAGTTCTAAGGTACAGGGAGAAGAAAAAGACAAGAAAGTTCGAGAAGACCATCCGATATGCCTCAAGAAAGGCCTACGCCGAGACTCGGCCCAGAATCAAGGGCCGGTTCGCTAAAAGAACCGATGTTGAGGTCCAATTGGATAGGAAGTACTCCAACCCCTTGCTGCCGGATGCTGCGTATGGGATTGTGCCTTCCTTTTGA